Proteins encoded by one window of Microplitis mediator isolate UGA2020A chromosome 1, iyMicMedi2.1, whole genome shotgun sequence:
- the LOC130677904 gene encoding ATP-dependent DNA helicase PIF1 isoform X4 yields the protein MSSGINDAKSPTVAQPAKQTHNVKDNSPKAFLQSRSDSLVDMYIDNTEPSENVGQIHFSLEYDYQNTTLILRIIQFSVQWAQSKKWIPRKQVIPVDACPGLFKSNSLGRVYTVNPRQTECFYLRLLLVNVTGPLSFQDIRKVDGQQYPTYKDACLALGLLEDDNHWDSMLAEAALNCTGTQIRLLFAIVLTTCFPARAQMLWDNHKDSMTDDILYRHRTRCNDLTISFSDAMYNEALIAIEDLCIAIANLPISHFGMSSPNRSASDLLNTDMNRELQYDTVQMANIVSRNVPLLNDKQKIIYDRIMLAVSAGQGRFFFLDAPGGTGKTFLISLLLAEIRSKNGIALAVASSGIAATLLDGGRTAHSAFKLPLNIQNNPDAVCNIKKQSSMATVLKQCKIIIWDECTMAHKHSLEALDRTLKDIKNNDKLFGGTLLLLSGDFRQTLPVIPRSTYADEINACLKSSQLWRNVEKVQLTVNMRVQMLQDPSAETFSKQLLDIGDGKVAVHENTGCIKLQTDFCTIIDSQNSLIDHIFPDVHTQYANHKWLAERAILAAENVDVNGLNLNIQKLLPGDLVSYKSIDAVCDTKETVNYPIEFLNSLDLPGMPPHHLQLKVGSPIILLRNLNPPRLCNGTRLVIKKLMKNVIEAIILNGKFQGENVLLPRIPMIPTDVPIEFKRTQFPIRLAFAMTINKSQGQTLSVCGLDLETPCFSHGQLYVGCSRVGKPSSLFVLAKDGLTKNIVHSIALRD from the coding sequence ttTTCAGTGCAATGGGCTCAATCGAAAAAATGGATACCCCGCAAGCAAGTGATACCAGTTGATGCGTGCCCCGGTTTATTCAAATCAAATAGTTTGGGTCGTGTATATACCGTCAATCCAAGGCAGACTGAGTGCTTTTATCTGCGACTATTGTTAGTTAATGTCACCGGACCATTGTCATTTCAAGATATACGGAAGGTAGATGGACAACAGTATCCTACGTATAAAGATGCATGCCTTGCTCTAGGCTTGCTAGAAGACGACAATCATTGGGACAGCATGCTTGCTGAAGCAGCATTAAACTGCACAGGAACACAAATTCGTCTACTATTTGCTATAGTACTGACTACATGTTTCCCGGCCCGAGCACAAATGTTGTGGGATAATCACAAAGATTCAATGACTGATGATATATTGTATCGACATCGTACAAGGTGCAACGATCTAACAATATCATTCAGTGATGCAATGTACAATGAAGCATTGATTGCTATCGAGGATCTTTGCATTGCTATTGCGAATTTACCAATCAGCCATTTCGGTATGAGCTCACCGAATCGAAGTGCATCTGATTTACTCAACACAGATATGAATCGTGAACTACAGTACGATACTGTACAAATGGCGAACATTGTTAGCCGCAATGTTCCACTACTTaatgataaacaaaaaattatctacgACCGCATCATGCTGGCAGTTTCGGCAGGACAAGGaagattcttttttttagatgCACCAGGTGGGACTGGCAAAACATTTCTTATTTCGCTACTTCTTGCCGAGATACGATCAAAAAATGGCATCGCATTGGCCGTTGCATCTTCTGGCATTGCAGCAACTTTATTAGATGGAGGCAGAACAGCTCATTCAGCATTTAAGCTGCCGTtaaacattcaaaataatcCAGATGCAGTGTGcaacataaaaaaacaatcgtCTATGGCCACAGTGCTGAAAcaatgtaaaattattatctggGATGAATGCACTATGGCACACAAACATTCGCTCGAGGCATTGGATAGGACATTAAAGGATATAAAAAACAACGATAAACTATTTGGCGGCACTTTGTTACTCCTTTCAGGTGATTTCAGACAAACACTTCCCGTTATTCCGCGTTCAACCTACGCTGATGAAATCAACGCGTGCTTAAAATCATCGCAACTATGGCGTAATGTTGAAAAAGTACAACTGACGGTGAACATGCGCGTTCAAATGCTTCAAGATCCATCCGCCGAAACTTTCTCTAAACAACTGTTAGATATTGGCGATGGGAAAGTTGCTGTACATGAAAATACTGGATGCATAAAATTACAGACGGACTTCTGCACAATCATCGACTCGCAAAATAGTCTTATCGATCACATATTTCCCGACGTACACACACAATATGCAAATCATAAGTGGCTGGCAGAAAGAGCGATCTTGGCAGCTGAAAATGTGGACGTCAAtgggttaaatttaaatatacaaaagCTGTTGCCTGGGGACTTGGTGTCATATAAATCTATTGATGCAGTTTGCGATACCAAAGAGACTGTGAATTATCCAATTGAGTTCTTAAATTCATTGGATTTGCCAGGCATGCCACCACATCATTTACAATTGAAGGTTGGATCTCCGATTATTCTACTTCGAAACTTAAACCCACCACGGCTATGTAATGGCACACGAttagtcattaaaaaattaatgaaaaacgTTATTGAAGCCATCATCTTGAATGGCAAGTTTCAAGGCGAAAATGTGTTGCTGCCACGAATCCCTATGATACCTACAGATGTGCCAATTGAATTCAAACGCACTCAATTCCCAATTAGATTGGCATTCGCTATGACAATCAATAAGTCACAAGGACAAACATTGTCTGTATGTGGCTTAGATTTGGAAACACCGTGCTTCTCCCACGGACAACTATATGTGGGATGTTCTCGCGTGGGAAAACCATCCAGTTTGTTTGTGTTGGCTAAAGACGGACTAACCAAAAATATTGTACACTCTATTGCGCTaagagattaa